In the genome of Salipiger profundus, the window CGCGGCCTCGGCCGAGGCCGCCGACGTGGTGCTGCTCGTCGACCGGATCGACCGGCTGGGGCCCGGCATCGAGATCGCGCGGGCTTCACGCCGGATCGCGGTCGAAAGCGTTGTCGCCGGGATCGGCCTGTCTGTCATGGGCATGATCGCGGCCGCTTTCGGCTACCTCACGCCGGTTCAGGGCGCGCTCCTGCAAGAAGTGATCGACGTTGCCGTGATCCTGAACGCCCTGCGCGCGCTGCGCATCGCGCCACAGGAGCCAGCTACGGGCAAACCCCAGGCGATCATTTCAGAGCAAGCTGACATCGTTCAAGGAGCCACGCCATGAGCCGTCTATCACATTCTGAAATCCATATGGTGCATCGCATCGGCTGGCTGCGGGCCGCCGTTCTCGGCGCCAACGATGGTCTTGTCTCGACCGCGAGCCTCGTCGTCGGCGTCGCCGCAGCCGGGTCCGGCAAGCCCGAGGTCATGATCGCCGGGCTGGCCGGGCTTATGGCTGGCGCGATGTCGATGGCGGCGGGGGAGTATGTCTCGGTCAGCTCGCAAACTGACGCCGAACAGGCGGACCTCGCCCGAGAGAGCCGTGAACTCGAGGAAACGCCCGAGGCCGAGCTCGAGGAACTAACCCGGATTTATGTTGAAAGGGGGCTGGACCGCGACCTGGCGGAAAAGGTTGCCGTGCAACTGACTGAACGTGACGCGCTCGGATCGCATGCGCGCGACGAGCTCGGCATTTCGGAAACCGTTACCGCCCGCCCTGTCCAGGCGGCTCTGGTGTCCGCACTGACCTTCGCCGTTGGGGCGGTGCTGCCCCTGATCGTCGTGCTGCTGGTCTCGGAGGCGCAGATCGCTCCCCTGGTGGCGGGATCGACGATCCTTGGCCTTGCGGTTCTTGGCGGATTGGGCGCTTCGGCCGGCGGCGCAGGCGTCGTCCGTGGGGCCACGCGGGTCACGCTATGGGGAGCGCTTGCAATGGCGGCGACAGCCGGGGTCGGTGCGCTGTTCGGGGTCGCCGTAGGCTAGGAGTTAATGGGGTGTACCAGAACCCCGCTCCGGCTGCTTGTTGCGGCAACGCTCGTCAACATCGTGCTGATCATCGAGGTGCCACAGATCGAGTCGCAGCGCGTGGGGTCATAAACCCATGTCCGCAAATGGGTCATGCTGGACGAGATCAACACCGATGTTCTGGAGCGGTCCTTTGTCTGGGAGGACCGCACGCCCATCGGCACGTTCAGTTCCGTCTTCACATCCAAAATCCAGTCCAGCCTGATCGCGCTTGCCAAGTCGGGCGGGGCATCCGTTGTCGATCGGCCGAAGTAATCTCGATCAGCGCGGGGTCTACCCAGCTTCACTTGTTCCCATCGATCCACTTCGACATCAGCTCCTTGTCGCGGAAGCATTCGTCCGGCACGGCGCGGCGCTTGATGCGGGCGAGGCGCTCGGCAAAGGCGACCTGCTTTGATGTCGGGCGGCTGTCCTGCGTGCCCGGCTTCAGCTTGGCCTGTGCGTCGATCCAGGCGCTCAAGGAGCGCCGATCTTGCTGAACCTCACACGGCAGAAGCGTCTGGTTGCGAAGGGCCAGTGCGCGCGCATAGGCGATCTGCTTTGGCGTCGCGGGCAGGGCGTAAGTGGTGCTTTCCATCGGGGATCTCCCTTCTTAGCGTGGCTTTCAACATAGAACATAACAGGAACAAAATCAAGCCACCTGCGGAAATCATGGGGTTTGAGAGGAAGAGGAGGGCCGGGGGAGGTCAGGCCTGAGGATGCCCGAAAGAGGGTGTCCGGGCCTGATCCTGTTCCTCATTGGGGTCTGATGCCGGAAAGTGGAGGATCCTACGTTCTCATGAGCTTTGCATTTAACGCTCCTCGGCATCAGATCCCTAAAGAGTGAAAGTGTTCTTCGGGTTTTGTGACTGACGGATGAGGGCCTTTGAGGTCCCTCAGATGGGTCCGGGCCGGATTCCGGTCTGCCGTTCCGGATGAAGGGCATTCTCATGCAAACAGGTGTCTTGCGCGTATTGCGCGCGACCGCTGCCTCGTGGTGGCGACACAAGGAACTACGCCGAACCGGCCAGACGGGGCAGGCACAACGGCGCGAGCGCGAGACCGTCCTACGTGATCTCGGTTATCTGAAGCAGGCGGCGCTGTTGCCTAACGCGCATGTGATCTGCGGGGAGGGCGGGACATTCCTCCATCTCGGTTGGACCACCGTGTCGACCTTCGCGCCGATCAAGCGCTTTCCCTTGGCCGCCCTCGCGGTCGCACAAGGGACCCCGTTCATCGATATCCGACCCGTCACCGATGTCATCGCCTTCGCGAACCTGCCGCGGGTGGCGCGGGACGGATCGGACGACTCTGAACCTTCGGGTCCCGGCAGGTCCGTGTCGCTGACCACCTACATCGACATGGCCGAACAGCTCGGCGCGAGCATCACCAACGATCCGCGGCTCTGTCGGTCAACCTAGTCACCACTCCCTCTCACCAAAACTCGAAAGGACGCCAGCCATGGCCCGATCCCGCACGCCCAAATTCGATGCCTCCGAGGTCATCACAAACGAAATCATCCGCATCATCGAGCGCGGCGTCCTGCCGTGGCGCAAGCCCTGGACCGCAGGCGGCAGCTCACGCCCCCTGCGCGTGGGCGGCGAACCCTACCAGGGGGTGAACAACTTCCTGCTGACGATGCGGACCGTGATGGCGGGCCACAGCTCTCCCTTCTGGATGACTCTGCCTCAGGCCAATGCGTTGGACGCAAAGGTCCGCAAGGGCGAGAAATCCTCTGTCGTCGTCTATTACGGCCAAAGCCGGAAAGACGCGGGCGGCGAGGACGACCGCAGCGATGGCGATGATCGCTCCGAGGAAGCCCGCATCTTCCGCTTCCAGAAATCCTATCGCGTGTTCAATGCCTGCCAGATCGATGGCCTGCCCGACAGTTTCTACCCTGACCCGGAGCCCGTACCCGAGCATCCGCCGTCCGAGCCGATCCCGCACATGCAGGCGTTTTTCGATGCCATCGACATCACAACCGTCTTCACGGGCACGGAGGCGTACTATTTGCCCCCCGTGGACAAGGTCTATATGCCATCCATCACGCGGTTCCAGGACCCGCGCAATTTCTACGGGGTCTGGGCCCATGAGCTGGCCCATGCCACGAAAGCCCCACATCGACTGAACCGTGATTTCGGGTTCTCGAAGTTTGGCAACACGTCCTATGCGCGCGAGGAGATCGTCGCGGAACTGACCTCGGTGTTCCTGGGTCAGACGCTCGGCTTCACGGCGCATACGCTCGAGATGAATGCCGCCTACCTCCACAACTGGTTGCGCGTTCTTCGGTCGGACAAGGGTGCGATCTTCCGCCATGCCGCCGATGCGCAGCGCGCCTGCGACTATCTGATCGCCAGATCGGAGGTGGGCAGGGCAGGGCGCAGTGCCGAGGCCGCCTGACCACACGGAGAACGGAGACTCGCATGTCACGCAAGGAACCCAAGGCGCTGCGGGTGGCCTGCTTTGAAGACGGCCGCCGCAAGATCATCACCTTCAAGCGCGGTGCCTATTGGTGGAGCCCGTCCGAGGGTGCTTATCCGCTCTCGGCAGCGCTCGAGAGCATCAAGCACCAAGGCGGCTGGATCGAAACCATCCCTAACCCGAATTACAGACCCAAGGGGCTGTTCGGGTAGGGCACCTTCTGCTTCGGTCCTTCCGCCAAGCAGAAAAGAAAAAGCAGGCTTTGGGAAGGGTGTTTCAACTTCTCAAAGGAGAGCCCTATGACCATCACTGCACAGCCCCAGACAGAATGCCCGGATCCGAGTGTGATCGCCGCGCAGAACGACGCGTTCCGCAAGCTCGCGTGCCTTGGAGTGCCGCCCGCGCAGCCCATCCAAGGCCGGATGCATGTCACCCGCTCGCTCATGGAGGCCGGTGACGGCTTTATGGCCGAGGCGGTGAAAGCCACCGGTGAGTTTACCACCTTTGAGCAGGACAATGATCCCGAGGGATGGCATGATTTCGGAGCGGTCGAGATCCGGGGCGAGACCGTGTTCTGGAAAATCGATCTCTATGAAGCGGATTCGGATTTCCGCTACGGGGCCGAGACCCCGGGCAATCCCGTGACCACAATGCGCGTACTGACCGTCATGCTGGCGCGCGACTGGTAGAAGGGCAGGGGACGCCTCCCCGTGACATCTCAGACGACTAAGGCCCGCTGCCCCCAAAAAAGGCAAAGCGGGCCTTTTTTCGTGGTGATCCCCGAAGCCGGGGATTGGTCCCGCGCGTAGAGGCGCGGGCCACACCTAACCCATCTGGAAGGATATCCCATGACCACAAGTTTTGCCCCCCTCACCGTCGCTATCGGCGATCTCGTCCCGCATGCCGCCAATGTGCGCAGCAACGCGCCGGAAACCTATGACCCCGAGAACATCGCGCATCTGAAGGCCAGCATCGCTGTGCTGGGCCTCCTGCAGCCGCTCCTCGTCCAGAAGTTCGACGGCAAATACGCCGTGCTGGCCGGTGGACGGCGCCATGCAGCCCTGAAGGAGCTGGTCGCGGACAAGAGCGAGAAGGGGTTCACCGCGAAAACCAAGGTCGACTGCCGCCTTGTGCCCGAGGATTGCGACGTGACGACGGCGCTGTCCCTCGCCGAGAACATCACCCAGGCCCCCATGAACGCCATCGACGAGTTCGAGGCTTTCGCCCGGATGATGGAAGTCGACGGCCAGACGCCCGAGACGATCGCCAAGACCTTCGGCACCACGGTGGCGGCCGTGAAAGGCCGGTTGCGCTACGGTCTGATCCACCCCGACATTCGCGCTGCGGCCCGGGCTAAGACCATCACGCTCGACACGATGAAGGCCTTTGCGGAGCATCCGAGCCAGGAGGTGCAGCGCGAAGTCTTCGAGGCGCTCACCAAGGAAGATAGCTACCTGCAGGCCTATACGGTCCGCCAGGCGCTCAAATCCCGCGGCGTGCAGGTCAGTGACGATATCGGAGCTTTCGTGCGCGAAGACTACGAGGCGCGCG includes:
- a CDS encoding VIT1/CCC1 transporter family protein, which codes for MSRLSHSEIHMVHRIGWLRAAVLGANDGLVSTASLVVGVAAAGSGKPEVMIAGLAGLMAGAMSMAAGEYVSVSSQTDAEQADLARESRELEETPEAELEELTRIYVERGLDRDLAEKVAVQLTERDALGSHARDELGISETVTARPVQAALVSALTFAVGAVLPLIVVLLVSEAQIAPLVAGSTILGLAVLGGLGASAGGAGVVRGATRVTLWGALAMAATAGVGALFGVAVG
- a CDS encoding DUF3768 domain-containing protein, which encodes MTITAQPQTECPDPSVIAAQNDAFRKLACLGVPPAQPIQGRMHVTRSLMEAGDGFMAEAVKATGEFTTFEQDNDPEGWHDFGAVEIRGETVFWKIDLYEADSDFRYGAETPGNPVTTMRVLTVMLARDW
- a CDS encoding DUF6330 family protein encodes the protein MSRKEPKALRVACFEDGRRKIITFKRGAYWWSPSEGAYPLSAALESIKHQGGWIETIPNPNYRPKGLFG
- a CDS encoding ArdC family protein; translation: MARSRTPKFDASEVITNEIIRIIERGVLPWRKPWTAGGSSRPLRVGGEPYQGVNNFLLTMRTVMAGHSSPFWMTLPQANALDAKVRKGEKSSVVVYYGQSRKDAGGEDDRSDGDDRSEEARIFRFQKSYRVFNACQIDGLPDSFYPDPEPVPEHPPSEPIPHMQAFFDAIDITTVFTGTEAYYLPPVDKVYMPSITRFQDPRNFYGVWAHELAHATKAPHRLNRDFGFSKFGNTSYAREEIVAELTSVFLGQTLGFTAHTLEMNAAYLHNWLRVLRSDKGAIFRHAADAQRACDYLIARSEVGRAGRSAEAA